ACCGCAACTGGGCGCCCTACGTCACCGACGCGCTGCGCGAGCTCCACGACGCCGGCGCGCGGCGGGTGCTCACCCTCGTCACCAGCGCGTTCGCCTCCTACTCGGGGTGCCGGCAGTACCGCGAGGACATCGCCGCCGCGCTCATCGCGCTCGAGGCCGAGGGGCGCGAGCTCGTCGTCGACAAGGTCCGGCCCTACTTCAACGAGCCGGGGTTCGTCGAGGCGAACAGCGCCGCGCTCGTCGCCGCGTACGAGCGCCTCGGCGTCGCCCCCGGCCCCCAGGCCCCCGTCGTCTTCGTCACGCACTCCATCCCCACGACGATGGAGGTCGCCTCCGGCGTGCGGACCACCGCCAGCTACAGCGGTCAGCACCTCGACGTGGCCGCCGTGGTGGCGGGTGCGGCCCGCGAGCGCCTCGGGGCCCCCGTCCCGTGGGAGCTCGCGTACTGCTCGCGCTCGGGCAGCCCGCTCACGCCGTGGACCGAGCCCGACGTCAACCGCACGCTGCGGGCCCTCGCGCTCGACGGCGTCGAGCACGTCGTCCTCGCCCCCATCGGGTTCGTCTCGGACCACATGGAGGTCATCTACGACCTCGACACCGAGGCCCGGGAGACCGCCGACGAGCTCGGCATGCGCATGGAGCGCGCCGCCACCGCGGGCATCCACCCCACGTTCGTCGCCGGGCTCGCCGACCTCCTCCTCGAGCGGGCCGGCACCGAGCGCGGCGAGGCGCCCGCCCGCCCCGCGGCCGGCGCCCTGGGCTCCTGGCACGACGTCTGCCCCGCCGACTGCTGCCGGCTGCGCGCGGGCCTCGACTCCGGGGTCCCCGCCGCCGCCCAGCAGCCCACCGCCTGACCCTCGAGGAGCCCCATGACCACCCCCGTCCCCCGGATCGGCGCCGGCGCCGACACCGAGACCATCAACGCGGGCATCGACTACACGATGTGGTCGGTCTTCGCCACGGCCGCCCCGCTGCCCGCCGACGACGCCGAGCGGGCCGCCGTCGTCGCGGCCGCGCAGGAGGCCGTCGCGGGCTCCGGCGTCGTACTGCGCGGCTGGTACGACGTCGCCGGCCTGCGGGCCGACGCGGACCTCATGGTGTGGTGGCACGCCCCCACCGTCGAGGCCGTCCAGGACGCCTACCACCGGCTCCTCGCGTCCCCGCTCGGGGCGCACCTGAGCCCGGTGTGGTCCGTCGTCGGGCTGCACCGCCCGGCGGAGTTCAACAAGCGCCACGTGCCCGCCTACCTCGCGGGCGAGGACCCGGGCGCCTACCTGTGCGTCTACCCCTTCGTCCGCTCCTACGAGTGGTACCTGCTGCCCGACGCCGAGCGCAGCCAGATGCTCCGCGAGCACGGCATGGCGGCGCGCGACTACCCGGACGTGCGGGCCAACACCGTCTCGGCGTTCGCGCTGGGCGACTACGAGTGGATCCTCGCCTTCGAGGCGGCCGAGCTGCACCGCATCGTCGACGTCATGCGGGACCTACGGGCCACCGCCGCCCGCCGGCACGTGCGCGAGGAGGTCCCGTTCTTCACGGGCCCGCGCGTCCCGCTGGCGGCCTGGGCCGACCGCCAGCCCCGCGCCTGACGCCCCTCCCGCCCGACGCAGGGGTGGGACCCGCCACGGGGCGGGTCCCGCCCCTGCGTCGTCCCTGCGGCCGGCAGGGCGGCGCTCAGGGCCGCGGCCGAGCCTAGGCCGAGGGCCGGGTGCTCGCCGGGGCGCCGGCGTCGTCGTGGCCGGGACGGGCCGGCGGGCGCGCGACCGGGGCCAGCAGCAGGCTGAGGACGAGCGGGACCGCGATGGCGAGCAGCGCCGGGCGGTAGCCCACGACGTCGGCGAGCAGGCCCAGCAGCGGCGGGCCGACGAGGAACGCCGTGTACCCGATCGAGGAGACGACGGAGACCCGCGCCGCGGCGCGCAGCGGGTCGTCCGAGGCCGCGCTCATCCCCACGGGGAAGCCCAGCGCGGCGCCCAGGCCCCACACCGCCGCGCCGACGAGGGCGAGCGGCAGCCAGGGCGAGGCGACGAAGACGACCAGGCCGACAAGGGCGAGCCCCGTGCACATGCGGAGCACCGCCACGCGCCCGAACCGCCCGAGGAGGAGCTCCCCCGCGAACCGCATGAGCGTCATGGCGGCGACGAAGACGCCGAAGGCCAGGGCGCCCATGGCGTCCCGCGTGTGGAAGCCGTCGACGACGGCGAGCGCCAGCCAGTCGTTCGCCGCCCCCTCGGTGAGCGCGGCGGCGAGGACCAGCAGCCCGATGAGGACGGTCCGCCCCTCCCGCCAGCCGGACAGGGCGGCGGCCAGGCCCCCGCGACGCCCCGGGGCGGAGGGCACGGGCACGGCGGGCAGGAACGCGCGCACGCTCACCGCCACCGTCGCCAGCGCCACGACCAGACCGCCGACGAGATGGACGGGGACCGGGACGCCGGCGAGGGCCGCCAGCGCCCCCACCCCCGCGCCGGCCACGGTGCCCACCGAGAAGCCCGCGTGGAAGCGCGGCATGATCGCCCGCCCCACCGCGTGCTCCACGGCGCCGCCCTCGAGGTTCATGGCGACGTCCCAGGCGCCGATCCCCGCCTGGGCGACGAACAGCCCGGCTCCGAGGAGCGGCACGGACCCCGCCTGCACGCCCAGGGCCACGACGGCGAACCCGGCGACCGCGACCCCCGCGGCGGCCAGCACGGTACGGGCGGTGCCCAGGCGCTGGACGACGGCGCCGGTGAGCGGCAGGGCGAGGAGCGAGCCGACGGACCCGACGAGCAGGAGGAGCCCGAGCTGGGCGGGGTCCAGGCCCAGCGCGTCCCGGACCGCGGGGAGGCGGGAGACCCAGGTGGCGAAGAGGAACCCGTTGAGCACGAAGACGGCGAACACGGCGCGGGCGGCGCGCCGGCCGACCTCCGTCCCGGCCGTGCCCGGCGCGGGCGTCACGGCGCGCGTCGGACGAGCGCCTGGGCCCGGGCGAGCACGGTGACACCGTCGCAGCGGACCGTGAGGTCCACGCGGACGGTGTCCTCCTCGAGCGCCCCCACCCGGCCGCTGACGAGGACCTCGGCCGCGCCGTCGCCGGGGACGAGGACCGGGCGGGTGAAGCGCACGCCGTAGTCGAGGACGGCGCCGGGGTCCCCGGCCCAGTCGGTGAGGGCCGTCGCCGCCAGGCCCATCGTCGCCATGCCGTGGGCGATGACGCCGGGCAGGCCGGCGGCGGCGGCCGCGGCGTCGTTGTAGTGGATGGGGTTGACGTCCCCGGACGCGCCCGCGTAGCGCACGAGGCGCGTGCGGTCGACGGTGAAGGTCCGCTCGAAGAGCTCGTCGCCGACGTTCATCGCCCCTCCCCCCGCACGGCGAGCGTGGAGCGCACCGTGGCCACCGGGGCGCCGTCGTCGTCGACGATCTCGGTGCGGGTGGAGACCATGGCCAGGCCCGCCCGCTCGGTGAGGGAGTCGACGTGGACCTCGCCCCGCAGGCGCATGCCCGCGACGATGGGGCGGTGGTGCGTGAAGCGCTCCTCGGCGTGGACGACGCGGGTGAAGTCGATGCCCGAGGCGGGGTCGGCCACGTAGGCCTGCTCGGCGCGCTGGGCGATCACCACGGCGAAGGTCGGGGGCGCGACGACGTCGTCGTAGCCCAGCGCCCGGGCGGCGGCCGGGTCGGTGTGGGCCGGGTGCGTGGCCCCCAGCGCCTGCGCCATCTCGGCGATCTTCACGGCGGTGACCTCGTAGGTCTCCCGGGGGGCATAGGAACGCCCCACGAGCGTCAGGTCGACGCTGGTGGGGCGGTTGTCCGGCGCGTTCACCGGACCAGCCTAGGGCAGGCGGCTGGGGCAGGCCTCAGCGCGTCTCGCGGTGCGTCGTCTTGAGGTTGCAGCGCGGGCAGTACTTCGCCAGCTCAAGACGGTCGGGGTTGTTGCGGCGGTTCTTCTTGGTGATGTAGTTCCGCTCCTTGCACTGCTCGCAGGCAAGGGTGATCTTGGGGCGGACGTCCGACGACTTCGCGGCCACGGGGCACTTCCTCACATCGATTATCGGGCGCCGGCCGTCTGCTCGACGGCCGGCGTCTGTCTCCACGCCGGTAGCGGGGGCGGGACTCGAACCCGCGACACCACGATTATGAGCCGTGTGCTCTAACCGACTGAGCTACCCCGCCACGGCCCCTGCGTACCACCGGCGGACCGGCGGCCCGTGAGGACCTGAGCCCCGAAAGGGAATCGAACCCTTGACCTTCTCCTTACCATGGAGACGCTCTGCCGACTGAGCTATCGGGGCGGCGGGGACGAGCGTACA
The sequence above is a segment of the Georgenia faecalis genome. Coding sequences within it:
- a CDS encoding FAS1-like dehydratase domain-containing protein, translating into MNAPDNRPTSVDLTLVGRSYAPRETYEVTAVKIAEMAQALGATHPAHTDPAAARALGYDDVVAPPTFAVVIAQRAEQAYVADPASGIDFTRVVHAEERFTHHRPIVAGMRLRGEVHVDSLTERAGLAMVSTRTEIVDDDGAPVATVRSTLAVRGEGR
- the rpmG gene encoding 50S ribosomal protein L33, with the translated sequence MAAKSSDVRPKITLACEQCKERNYITKKNRRNNPDRLELAKYCPRCNLKTTHRETR
- a CDS encoding ferrochelatase encodes the protein MSTSLAPYDAVLLLSFGGPEGPDDVLPFLRNVTAGRGIPDERLVEVGEHYQHFGGRSPINDQNRALLAALRAELAGRGLDVPVAWGNRNWAPYVTDALRELHDAGARRVLTLVTSAFASYSGCRQYREDIAAALIALEAEGRELVVDKVRPYFNEPGFVEANSAALVAAYERLGVAPGPQAPVVFVTHSIPTTMEVASGVRTTASYSGQHLDVAAVVAGAARERLGAPVPWELAYCSRSGSPLTPWTEPDVNRTLRALALDGVEHVVLAPIGFVSDHMEVIYDLDTEARETADELGMRMERAATAGIHPTFVAGLADLLLERAGTERGEAPARPAAGALGSWHDVCPADCCRLRAGLDSGVPAAAQQPTA
- the hemQ gene encoding hydrogen peroxide-dependent heme synthase, yielding MTTPVPRIGAGADTETINAGIDYTMWSVFATAAPLPADDAERAAVVAAAQEAVAGSGVVLRGWYDVAGLRADADLMVWWHAPTVEAVQDAYHRLLASPLGAHLSPVWSVVGLHRPAEFNKRHVPAYLAGEDPGAYLCVYPFVRSYEWYLLPDAERSQMLREHGMAARDYPDVRANTVSAFALGDYEWILAFEAAELHRIVDVMRDLRATAARRHVREEVPFFTGPRVPLAAWADRQPRA
- a CDS encoding MaoC/PaaZ C-terminal domain-containing protein; its protein translation is MNVGDELFERTFTVDRTRLVRYAGASGDVNPIHYNDAAAAAAGLPGVIAHGMATMGLAATALTDWAGDPGAVLDYGVRFTRPVLVPGDGAAEVLVSGRVGALEEDTVRVDLTVRCDGVTVLARAQALVRRAP
- a CDS encoding MFS transporter, with translation MTPAPGTAGTEVGRRAARAVFAVFVLNGFLFATWVSRLPAVRDALGLDPAQLGLLLLVGSVGSLLALPLTGAVVQRLGTARTVLAAAGVAVAGFAVVALGVQAGSVPLLGAGLFVAQAGIGAWDVAMNLEGGAVEHAVGRAIMPRFHAGFSVGTVAGAGVGALAALAGVPVPVHLVGGLVVALATVAVSVRAFLPAVPVPSAPGRRGGLAAALSGWREGRTVLIGLLVLAAALTEGAANDWLALAVVDGFHTRDAMGALAFGVFVAAMTLMRFAGELLLGRFGRVAVLRMCTGLALVGLVVFVASPWLPLALVGAAVWGLGAALGFPVGMSAASDDPLRAAARVSVVSSIGYTAFLVGPPLLGLLADVVGYRPALLAIAVPLVLSLLLAPVARPPARPGHDDAGAPASTRPSA